The DNA window caggctgcaggctccaagctgtcagcacagagcctgatgtggggctcaaactcatgaaccacgagatcatgacatgagcagaagtcggacgcttaactgagccacccaggtgcccctaaaaatttttttaaaaatgtttctttatttttgagaaagagagagagacagagtctgagcgggggaggggcagagagagagggagacaaggactctgaagcaggctccaggctctgagctgtcagcactgagctccttggggggctcgaactcaccagcctgtgagatcatgacctgagctaaagttggacacttaactgactgagccacccaggtgctccagaaaacaaaattataaaacaaaagaggCGTCCTGTTTCCAGAGAtcttaaaatatgataaaatgtttaCCCCGGAATAGGTTAAATAACAGTATAATCCAGGGGTGATTCATGGCCTTGGCGTGAGGGTGACACGGGGTAAGCGATATGGGGCGCCCCGCTTGTGTCTCCCTGCTCGGTGTTCCAAGAAGCCATTTCTCTCACCCACGGCTATACCGCTGCAGgctggtggagctgggatttgaatcctcTCGTCTGATTCCCAAGTGCCCCAGGCTTTTCCTCATGTGAAATGGCAAACTGGCACCTGGCCCAGCTCTGCTACTCTTAGTGGTGTGAAGTCAGTCGAGTGACTTAActtcttgagcctcagtttcctcctctgtaaagtaggaattctagggggcgcctgggtggctcagtcggttgagcgtccgacttcggctcaggtcatggtctcacggttcatgggctggaggcccgagtcgggctctgtgctaacagctcagagcctggagcctgttttcagattctgtgtccgcctctcccctgctcacactgtctctctctgtctcactctcaaaaataaataaggactaaaacaaataaaaataaaaaaagtaggaATTCTAGAACCTGCCTCATACCCGTGGCGATGCATTGAGATGACGTCCCTACGTTGTGGCTCACTGTTGGCCCGCCTCCTCCCGCTTCTCATCCCAAGCCTGTCACTTGGCCTTGTTCCCCTAGAGCAAGACCTCCGCCAGGATCTACCCCACCTACCACACAGCCTTTGACACCTTTGGTTATGTGGACAAATTTGTGGACCCTGGtgaggaagggggctgggggaacCCTGGGGCTGGAGTGGGGCGAGCTAAAGACTGAGCCCTGGCCTGATCACACTCCTTGCAGGCTTTGGCAGCCACCAGGCCGTGGCCCGGACTGCAGGGAGCGTGCTTTTGAGGCTCAGTGAcagcctcttcctgcctcttAACGTCAGTGACTATGGAGAGAACCTCCGAAGTTTTCTGCAGGCTGCCCAGCAAAACCTTGAGGTCCTGTTGGAGCAGCACAGCATCAGCCTGGGTATGGAGCCCCCTTAACAGGGAGGTGTGGGGAGCCCTGCGCCTCCAGGGCTAAACTGTCGGCTGTCCCCCCCCAGGGCCTCTGGTGACTGCAGTGGAGAAGTTTGAGAGAGCAGCCACGGCCTTGGTCCAGCATGTATCAGAGCTGCGAAAGGACACCCTTGAGTGAGCAGGGGCAGCAAGCAGGCGTCTGGGAGGGCGGCACCCAGGGCAGGGTgcaggctgggagctgggctgCTGGTTCCAGGGTGACAAGGTCCTGCCGCTTCCAGCCCCCTGCAGGTCCGGATGCTCAACGACCAGCTGATGCTGTTGGAACGGACCTTCCTAAACCCGCGGGCCTTCCCAGAGGAACGCTACTACAGGTGAGGCTGGACCCGGGGGACCCATCTGAGGGCAGAGAATGTCAGAGCCAGAGCCCAGCCCCTTGAAACGCTTGACAAATCAAGCTCAAAAGCGGGGAGGCAAATCAGTCAAGGTCAACTTGGGACTGTAACATCGTCTCTCCCCTCAACCTTGTGGCAAGGGCCCCACCTTTCAGCGGCAGTGGGGAGGTGCTTTTGTGCCTCACTGTACACAGAGGAGCCCCTTCCAGGCTGAAGCCCTCTTCTTTCCTGGTCCCTGACTCACTCTGCGTCTCCCCTGTGCCTTCTTTCAGCCATGTGCTCTGGGCACCCCGCACAGGCTCCGTAGCCACGTTCCCAGGCCTGGCCAATGCCTGCTCCAGGGCCATGAACACGAGCCCAGGATCTGAAGCCTGGGCTGAAGTGCGGAGGCAACTCAGCATCTTGGTGGTGGCCCTGGAGGGCGCTGCCGCCACCCTGCGGCCAGTGGCTGACCTCTGACCCCAGCCCTCATTCCCCAGCTCCCCACCAGCCTTTATCCCAACTTTCTCCCACTctgattttttggggggtgtgtCCCAGTCTTCCTGGATGCCAGCCTGAGGCACGATCACCAGACCCTCCCGAGCCTCTGAGATGACAGCTCAGGGTCCCGCCCATCGTGGACACGTGAAGGGAGTGACAAGCCTTCCTTACCCTGCATCTTGGTCGGCAGAGGGTGAAGACCCGGAGATGGGATGTCggggaggggagagtcagaacCAGCAGCCGCTCTTGGGGGTACGTGGGCAGGGATGGGATGCGTAAGGccaaccagagaccaccagggaaactgaggcccaggatggCTAGGGCCTTGCCCAGGCTGgttcctctgtccctccatccaTATCGTGTCTCAACaactccctgccctcccccaaataaatcaaTTATAGTTATTGTCCCTACAAAACAAATTCCTTTTATTGTGTAGGAATTATGAGAAACAAGAAACCTGAGCGTGTGGGTCCAGTCCTGGGCTCGGGAGCGCGCACAGCTCCTCACGCGGGGGGCCTCGGTCTGTCCacaccctcctcttcctcctctgccatgACCACCTCCTCCAGGGTGCGTCCGCCCAGTTTGCTCCCCACCAGCACTTTGCAGGTCCCAGCAGGTGGCAGCCCTTCCTCCGTGTAGCGACCCCTGAGAAACACAACTCTCTCCTGTCCATCCAAGGGCAGTCCGTGGGCCTGGCACAGACGCCGTGCCTCTTCCGGCCCATCCAGGGCTAGCAGGTGGATCACGAAGCCCAAGGGCAAGGTCTGGCCTCTGGGGGTGCTCAGGGCACGAGCGAGGCGGGCCAGGGCTCCTCGGCGGGCATGGCCTATGTGGCACTGCACCGCACAGCTTTGCAGATAGGGCAGGATCCGGAGCAGACGGAACAGGCGCGCGGTGTTGCCTTCGCGATAGGCCAAGTCCACGGCCAGGGCCCGGCGCAGGGCCGGGTAGGAACGCAGGGCAGCCGGTAGCTGCAGAACCTCGTGAAGGGCCTCCACGGAGCCTGTGAGGGCGGGAGCCAGGGGACAGCTCAGTGTCTTCTCGGATCGGGGTCCACCTTCCGTCGCAAGCCATTAGGCCTCTCCCCAACCCTAGCCTCCCACCTGCTGGGGTTCTCAGCCACGCCCACCTCCTTTGGCCTACCACCAAGCCCTCCTCCAACCTTGGGCCGCCTACCTTCCCCTCTCGCCACGCCCCTCCCCTGGGCCAAGCTGACTTTCCCCTCCCGCTTTCTCCATCCTGGAATGAGTTGCCAGAGCTCATTCAAACAGTCCGGATGCTCTTAACAAAACAAGACATGGTTTTCCGATGGAGGTGACAGGCCCAGAAGATTTCACGACTTGGCCCGGGACTGTCCCCGAGTTCGTCCGTAGTAGAATTTGACACACAAAAATCCAAAtgtggggggcacctaggtggctcaatcagttaaacgtccaactttggctctcagttcatgatttcagtTAGTGGTGGGttccgagccccgcatcgggctctgtgctaacagctcggagcctggagcctgcttcggattcggattctgtgtctccctctctctctttcccctccctgctcattctctcattctctctctgtgtctccctctctttctctttcctctccctgctcattctctcattctctctctgtgtctctctttctctttcctctccctgctcattctctctctctcaaaaattaataaacattaaaaaaatttttttaatccaagctTTCTGACTTCAAACTCAGCTTTCTCCACTGCCCTAGCGGCTGTACAGACGGGAAGCGGGGGCTGCCACGCCTTCCCTGTCTACCTGGCAAGGTCTCCTCTTCAAGGAGCTTTGGCCCCTGCTCCCCTTCCAGGAGAACCACACACAATGAACCTCGGGCCACTTTTGTGAACTAAGGCTTCCCACTCATCGGTGGGTTGTGAAAGCAAGAGCATTTTATAACAATTAAATAGAACAAGTATTAGACCGCACCATCCATCCACAGGGAGGATCTTAACGTCTTAAAACTTCTGTGCCGGAAGTTTCATGGGCAGATATTCTTAGCTGCTTTGCAACACTGAACTACATATTTCAAAACGTTTGAAAATCACTTGGGTGAATTTTGCCGTTCCAACGTCGTCCTCTCCACTTTTGTTACCAAAAACCCCTAAGACCCAGATACGGGAAGGAACAGGCCAGAAAGCGCACGTCGGGGCTCGGCAGATCTGGAGCACTGACTCGACACACATTTAGAAggcagggatggggaagggagcCAATGGTGTGACTGTAAAGCTTCCCGTTCCTTTTACGGCCTCCGCTGTCTACAGGGAGGCATCCTTCCCACCCGCCCCCTGCCCTTCCGCCGGGATCCCGACTCACCTAGGTTATAG is part of the Suricata suricatta isolate VVHF042 chromosome 11, meerkat_22Aug2017_6uvM2_HiC, whole genome shotgun sequence genome and encodes:
- the SAC3D1 gene encoding SAC3 domain-containing protein 1, with amino-acid sequence MSGCKLPVGMCPDMCPAAERAQREKERRLHRFEVAPGCRGDRPRADPQRAVKEYRRPAAGKARXXXXXXXXXXXXXXXXXXXXXXXXXXXXXXXXXEAAVVLEAALAVLLAVVARLGPDDVRGLADPVLLQAQVQEGFGSLRRCYAQSAGPHPRQAAFQGLFLLYNLGSVEALHEVLQLPAALRSYPALRRALAVDLAYREGNTARLFRLLRILPYLQSCAVQCHIGHARRGALARLARALSTPRGQTLPLGFVIHLLALDGPEEARRLCQAHGLPLDGQERVVFLRGRYTEEGLPPAGTCKVLVGSKLGGRTLEEVVMAEEEEEGVDRPRPPA